The following is a genomic window from Spirosoma foliorum.
TTGCGTGACCAGGGCTATTACACTTTTTCGCGGCAGTATATCCGGGCTACTGACGTGGATACGGTACGCCGGGGTAATGATCGCCGTTTCCATGACAGGCTCGAACCCGGCGATTCGACTCGTCGAAATGTAGATGTAGCGTTGCAGATTGTCAATCCACCCGGCAAATCGGCACATCCAATTTATCGCATTGGCGATGTGGAAGTGCGAGTCAGCCCCGATATAGACGCTTCGGGAAGCTCCACGACAACGGCGTCAGCAATGGCGTTGGATACAGTACGTCGTAACGGAATCACTTACCTGTTGGGCGGGCGTGATATCTCAACTCGATTATTAGACGCCAAAATTCTTGTTCGCCCTGGTCAGCTCTATAACCAAACTAACTACCGGGATACCCAACGACAGCTGTTTCTGCTCAATCAGTTTAAATACATCAATCTCAACTTTATTGATAGCACCAATCGATTGCTACGAACACTCGTAACAGCCTCTCCATTAGACAAATACGAAGCCACTGCAGAGGGAGGTGCAACAAGCCTGCTGTATCAAGGTCAAGCCTTTCCGGGTGGTTTTGGCAGCTTGATTTTCCGAATACGTAATATGCTGGGAGGGCTCGAAACCTTCGAAATCTCTGCCCGCTACGGGATAGAAGCTCAGACTGGATTTGTGGTCGATCCAACGAATCCCACTAAAGTTGTTTATAAATCGCAGGAATTAGGTGTAAGTAGCTCACTGACTTTTCCTCAAATTTTGTTTCCTGGTCCTCTTCGGTTTGGCTTTAACCGCTATGCCCCCCGCACGCAAGTCAGCTTAAGCCTCAATAATACGTTTAGACCCGATTTTCGACGATCACTTCTTCGGGCCTCCATGGCTTATAACTGGCAAACAACACCTACTAAGCAATTCAGTTTTTTTATTGCCGACATTAACCTGATTAATGCTGGCGATGGTAGCAACAAGATTATAAGCGATGCTTTTAAAGATCAATTGGATAGTCTCCAGAAGACAGGAAGCACAGTCTATTTAAGCTTCCGGCGGTCAATTAGTTCAAGTTTCAGTTTTGCCTACACGTATAATACGAATACGCCGAACCAAAATCATCGGGCTAATTTTCTCCGTGCAGTAGTTGAATCAGGAGGTACAACCTTAAACTTCTTTCCAGAAGCGCAGCTGCGAAAGTTTTTCAACACGACCGACACTACAGGGTTACAGTTTTATAAATTCCTGCGTTTCAACCTGGATTATCGGCATTACATTCCTTTGCGGCCCCGTACTACACTCGCCTTCCGATTCAATACGGGGCTAGTATATGGCTATGGATCAAACAATACTGCACCTTACGAAAAACTGTTTTTCGCGGGTGGTAGCAACAGCATTCGGGCCTGGCTTCCCCGGCGACTAGGCCCTGGCTCCGAATGGCCACAAACCGTAGGCGGCAAACCTGTATTCAGTTCACCTGATGAACAACAATTTCTTTATATCATTGAAAAACCTGGCGATATGATTATCGAGGGGTCGGCTGAGCTACGAGGTAGGTTATTTCATCTTGGGGCCGATGTTAATGGGGCTATTTTTGTGGATGCGGGGAACGTCTGGAACATAAGATATAACGAGAAACGCCCTGGTACCACCTTTGGGTTCGATACGTTTATTCCACAAATTGCCGTCGGTACCGGCGTTGGTCTTCGAATCGATTTCTCCTTTTTTGTGATCCGCTTCGATGGCGGTATTAAAGTCTGGGACCCTGCCCGGAGGTATATTGATCCAACGAGCGGGGAGCCAGTTGACAAACGATTTACCCTCCCTGAGTTCTCTCTAAGTAAGTTATCGAGCGGCCCTAACCCCTTGGTTATCAACTTTGGGATCGGTTACCCCTTTTAAGCATTACCCATATATACCCATAAATAAACTCATGATTGCTACGTATTTTAAAGACAATGCACCTAAGGATGAGCAGCTTGTGCACTATGGCATCTCAGAATCCAGGCCTCCTACACTTCCTCCCGATAGCCCTATTGGCCGCTGGAATGGAACTTTTGGAGTGATCGTCACAGATCGGCTTCAAATCAATGATTATGTTGGTAATGCCACAGCCTGCTGGGCTTATACCGGCCAAATAACGATGGTTCCAGCCTTGTTTGCTTAACGATCTCTTTGTTTTTACTGCTGCATCTAGCTAATCTTTAAGAGAAATTAACGGCATATCCTGCCAAAATGACAGCATAATCGGGGCTTTCTTCGTAATTTTGTAAAAACACCGGGCCGCCGGAGCGGTCGATAGTCGTCAGTAGGTAGTCGCTAGCCAACTCCTACTGCCGACTGTCGGCTATTGACTATTGACTATCAACTATTATGACGCTCATTCCCGAACTTACCATACTACAACCGGCTGATAAGGAACAGATTGATCTGCCACGCACCTCGGAAGACGAGTTGGCAGTAGGTAAAAAACGGCTCTATATTGAAAGTTATGGCTGCCAGATGAATTTCGCAGATAGCGAAATTGTAGCAGCCGTTATGCGGAATGCAGGTTTTGCGACTACTTCAACGGCCGAAGATGCCGACGTTATTTTTTTAAATACCTGTGCAATTCGTGATAACGCTGAACAGAAAGTTCGGCATCGGCTCAAACACCTCACCGGCCTTAAACGTCAGAAGCCTGAGCTGCTGGTAGGCATGCTTGGCTGTATGGCTGAGCGACTGAAAGTCAAGCTACTGGAAGAAGAAAAAGTAGTTGACATTGTGGCTGGTCCAGATGCGTACCGCGACATTCCCAAACTAGTTGAAGAAGCTGAATCGGGCCAGAAAGCCGTAAACGTGTTTTTGTCGCGTGAAGAAACTTACGCCGATATTTCGCCTATTCGCCTGAATTCGAACGGGGTTACGGCCTTCGTTTCGATCATGCGTGGCTGCGATA
Proteins encoded in this region:
- the tamL gene encoding translocation and assembly module lipoprotein TamL; this translates as MKKMYDIRYMMYERLTSNISYILHHTSRLGLFLLIVSLSGCLSSKNLRTNSYILTAQTIRGNHTISSESLESLIPQKPNRRILALPITPPLWFYQLGANRYNREKALQELQAKTNEFEEQSQQLADQPQALKKLNRRYGRKLKHLRVKAEEGNWLMRSLGEPPSYFAESDAKANAAKMQKYLSDKGFFNAKTAYSLDTLRRRQIRVNYLISENEGFYLRNITYTIADPRVDSIVRQSFDKSKLQTGERFDFDNMANERIRIETLLRDQGYYTFSRQYIRATDVDTVRRGNDRRFHDRLEPGDSTRRNVDVALQIVNPPGKSAHPIYRIGDVEVRVSPDIDASGSSTTTASAMALDTVRRNGITYLLGGRDISTRLLDAKILVRPGQLYNQTNYRDTQRQLFLLNQFKYINLNFIDSTNRLLRTLVTASPLDKYEATAEGGATSLLYQGQAFPGGFGSLIFRIRNMLGGLETFEISARYGIEAQTGFVVDPTNPTKVVYKSQELGVSSSLTFPQILFPGPLRFGFNRYAPRTQVSLSLNNTFRPDFRRSLLRASMAYNWQTTPTKQFSFFIADINLINAGDGSNKIISDAFKDQLDSLQKTGSTVYLSFRRSISSSFSFAYTYNTNTPNQNHRANFLRAVVESGGTTLNFFPEAQLRKFFNTTDTTGLQFYKFLRFNLDYRHYIPLRPRTTLAFRFNTGLVYGYGSNNTAPYEKLFFAGGSNSIRAWLPRRLGPGSEWPQTVGGKPVFSSPDEQQFLYIIEKPGDMIIEGSAELRGRLFHLGADVNGAIFVDAGNVWNIRYNEKRPGTTFGFDTFIPQIAVGTGVGLRIDFSFFVIRFDGGIKVWDPARRYIDPTSGEPVDKRFTLPEFSLSKLSSGPNPLVINFGIGYPF